A region of the Terriglobia bacterium genome:
GCCCCGGCCGTCGTAGACGTCGCCGATCCTGGGGGGCTCGAAACGGAGAAAGGACGTGAGGTCCGGGAGACCGCTCCGATCGAAGTAGACATGGTGCACGATGCCCGCCGTCAGGAGCAAGAGCAGCGCGAAAGGCGGGGCCACGACGAGCGTCGCGCGGCGGAGCCACGAGGAGCGACGCCGAACGGCCACGACGGGGTCGCTGGATTGAAGGCGCGGGACGTCGCGTTGTCGACCGCGGAGCCTACGTGGAATTCCGACGCCTGGCCCGCCGATCCGGACTCGCGAGCGCTCATCGCGGGTGTCCTCGGGAGGTCCTCGGAACGGCGCTAGCATTGACATGGCGACGGTTAGCGCAAGGCGCATCAGGAAGTCGTCAGTCTTCGTCCGTGGATCAGCCGGAGCAGGACCACGATGATCGCCAGAACGAGCAGGCCGTGGATGAAGCCGCCCATCGTGTAGCTGCTTGCCATACCCAGAAGCCACAAGACCATCAGGATCACGGCCACGGTCCACAACATGACGTTCTCCCTCTCGCGAAGCATACGAAGCGCCGCGTTCCACCTTGGACACTACGGCGGGACACTCCGCGCCTCCATGGGGTGTAACCCTACTTCTCGCTCCTTGGGGTCATCACCGAGGTGCGCCGGCCGAAAGAAACGCGGCTCGCTCCCGGAGGTTCCGGAAGCGAGCCGACAGGTGAGCGATCATCGAGCCATGGTGCGGAAGCGCTGGCAACGGGGACGGCGACCGACCCCGCTCACCGCGTCTCGGACCGTTCCTGGGCGACGGCGACCGCCATGTGTTGGCGGATCGAATCCACGAGCGATTGAGCCGAGGCCGGGACGTCGAGCTTCGAGTTCACCAGGATCTCCCTCCCGGTGGTCTTCTCGCCGTAGAGACGCGCGTTGGCGTCCTGGTTCGGCTTCACCACCGAGCCGTCCAGGGCCGCGCCGACGAACAGGCCGCGCGACCGGGACCAGGAGAGGATCTGAGCGTGCATCTGCGCATCGGTCGCCGCCTGGGCCGTTCGTCCCACCGGGCCGGCCGTGGCCGTGGCCTCGCCGCCGATCGTGAAGCGGTCCGCGAGGAGGTGGTTGACCCCACCCTCGTTCATGATGAGCATCACGACGTCGGCCGACTGCGCGCCGATCTGGAAGCCGACGCTGGCCCCACCGACCGTGTAGAACGCCGCGGAGCCCATTTTCCCGTCGGGCTGGCGGCACGAGGCCACGCCGTGGCCCCCCTTGCCTCCCACGATGAACGCACCCTTGGTCACGGAGGGGAAGATCAGGATGCAGTCGGCCTTCCCGAGGAGCTCCTGCGGGATGCCCTTGTCGGGGGCGCTCGTCAGCGCGTCGAGGACCACCACGGCCTCGCGCAGCGTCGTCTTGTCGTTCTTGGTCAGCCCGGTCGCGGCCGCCGCGGAGAGAGCCAGAAGGAGTGCGAGAGGAATCGCGAAGAATCGGATTCTCATGACTTGGTGCCTTTCCTTTGTTCCCTTGTGGGTGGTGTGTTGCCTGGGATCCCGCACCGCGCCCGCACAAGGACTACGGAAGCGATGGGAGCAAGGACCGCTCGGGATCCGGAGCCAGCTGTCTTCTGACTCGAGTGTAGGGTATGCCGCGCGCCGGCCCTCCTCCATGGGGTAGAACCCTACCCACGGTGAGGGGACACGCTCGCGGGCCCATCCCGGACCCGGCGGACCCACGGCGTTCCTACTCCCGAGCCAGCGCCTCGATGGGGTCCAGGTGCGCGGCTTTCCTGGCCGGAAGATAGCCGAAGACGATCCCCGTAAGAAAAGCGCATGCGAAGGCGATGACGATCGGCGCGACCGTGAAGATCACGCGCCAGCCCGCCATCGCCGAGGTCGAAAGACCGCCGGCAACGCCGACGGCGACACCCGCCAGGCCGCCGATGAAGCAGACCATCACGGCCTCGGTGAGGAACTGGAACAACACGTCGAAGCTGCGCGCGCCGATCGCCATCCGGATCCCGATTTCGCGTGTCCGCTCGGTCACCGAGACCAGCATGATGTTCATCACGCCGATGCCGCCGACGATGAGCGAGATCACGGCGATCGCCGCCAGAAGATAGGTGAGCGTGTTCTGCGTTTCACTGGCCGTGGCGATGGTGTCGGCCTGGTTCCGAATGTTGAAGTCCTCCTTGCCGTGACGCCTCATCAACAGCGCATGGAGTCCGGCTTGCACCACGGCCATGTCCGCTCCCGGCTTCACTCTCACGACAAAATTATTGAAATAGCGTTGTCCCGAGACGCGCGCTCCTGCCGTCGTGTAGGGCAGCCAGACGGAGTTGTCCATGTCGTCGCCCCGCGGGGTCAAGCCCTTGGTGCTCAATACGCCGATGACCAGGAAGGGCGCGCTGCCGATGAGGATGTACTGTCCCAGCGGATTCGCACCCGCGGGGAACAGGTTGCTCGCCACGGTCTTCCCGAGCGTGACGACCTGGGCGTAGCGCTTCACGTGTTCCGCCGAGAAGAACACGCCGGCCTGCGGCGGCCAATCGTGCACCTGGGGGAAGTCCTCGCCGGTCCCGACGACCGCGACCGTCAGGTCCTGGTCGCCGAAGCGCAGCAGGGAGGACGACGTCGATTCCGGGACCGCCAGGTCGACACCGGCAAGGCTGCGAATGGACGGCAGATCCTCGGGCAGGAAGCTGGTCACGACCACGGCCGAGGCGCGGACGGCGGGCGGCCCTCGCATGACCGTCAACAAGTCGGTGCCCATGGCCTGAATGCGCTCGAGGACGTCCTGCTTCGCGCCGTTGCCGATCGCCATCAGCGCGACCACGGAGGCGACGCCGATGATGATGCCCAGCATGGTCAGCGCGGACCGCAGCCGGTTGTGCAACAGCGACCGGAACGCCATCTTCAGGGATTCTCCGAGAACCGCCATGCCAGCCTTGGCGTCCTCCGCCGTTTCGGCGGGTGTCGCCTGACGGACGGTTTCCGCGTGCTGCTGCAGCTCGTCGGACTTGATACGGCCGTCCACGATGCGGACGACTCGGTGGGCGTACGCCGCGATGTCGCTGTCGTGGGTCACCACGATGATCGTGTGCCCCTGCCCGTGCAGCTTCTCCAGAATGGCCATGACCTCCTTGCCGCCCTGGCTGTCCAGCGCTCCTGTAGGTTCATCGGCCAGGATCACCGGCCCGCCGTTCATGAGCGCGCGGGCGATGCTGACGCGCTGTTGCTGGCCGCCCGAGAGCTGGCTCGGATGGTGCTCCAGCCGGTCGCCCAACCCGAGTTCACGCAGCAGGTCGCTGGCGTGCGACGTGCGCTGGGTCTTCGCCATGCCGCAGTACACCGCCGGGACTTCCGCATTTTCGACGGCGGAGAGATCGGACATCAGGTTGTAACGCTGGAAGATGAAGCCGAAGGTATCGCGACGCAACGCCGCCAGCGCATCGCCGGGGAGGCTGGCCACGTCGATGCCGCGGATCCGATACGTGCCGCTCGACGGCTTGTCGAGGCAGCCGATGATGTTCATGAGCGTGGACTTGCCCGAGCCGGATGCACCCATGATGGCGACGAACTCGCCGCTCTGAATCGCCAGGCCGACTTCCGTGAGCACGGTCAGCGGCTCGCCTCCCGACGTATAGGTACGGCAGACACCTTGCAATTCGAGCAGAGGCGGCGACATCAGGGGCCCTTGCGAGCGCTCAGGGCGCTGGTCGACTTGGTGCCCGGCGCCGTGATGCCCCCGATGACGACCTTCTCGTTCTCCTCGAGACCTTCCGTGACCTCCGCCGAGATCTCGCTCTTGATGCCGATCCGGATCGCGCGCAGTTCGACGGTGCCATCGGCCCTCAGCACCCGCACCTTGACGGCCGCGCCCTCGCCGGCATTGCCGATGGCGGCAGCCGGTATCAGCAAAACGCCTTTCGCCTGCGCCAGAACGATGAAGACCTGCGCCGTCATCTGGATCTTCAGCTCGCGCTCCGGATTCGGAATATCGAACAGCACGTCGTAGAACACCACGTTGTTGATGAGTTCCGGAGTCGGGAGGATCTGCCTGATCTTGCCGCTCCAGCGCCGGGAATCCCCGAGGACGGTGAAGTAGACGTCCTGGCCGGGCTTGACGCGGACGATGTCCGCTTCCGACACTTGCGCCCAGACCGTGACGGTGCCGATGTCGCCGATGCGCAGGATATTCGGCGCCTGCTGATTCGCGTTGAGCGTCTGCCCTTCCAGAAGGCTGATGGAAACGACTTCGCCGGCCATCGGCGCCGTGATCTTCGTATAGCCCACGTTGGCTTTGGCGGTGTCGATCGCCGCCGTGGCGAGCTTCATCTGCGACGAGACCGAAGCGGCGTCCGCGAATGCGGCATCGTAACCGGCCCGGGTGACGTCACGGTCGTTGGCGGAGATCAGCAGCTCCCCGTAGAGCTTGTCGTTGCGATCGCGCTCGGCTTTGGCGAGCACGAGTTGCGCCTGTTTCACCGCGCGCTGCGACGTCATGCTCGCGAGGGTCGCATCGGCCGCCGCGAGCGCCGTGTCCGCCAGGGCCGGGTCGATTTCCGCGAGCAGCTGGTTCTCCACCACCTGGTCGCCGCGCGCGACCTTCAGCGATTTGAGCTTGCCGGAGGTCTGAGCGCCGACATCGACGTACTTGACGGGCTGCACGACGCCCGCCGCCACGACGGTGCTTTCCACGTCGCCGCGCTGTACGGCGGCGGTGGCATAGACGACCTTGGCCGTGCCGAACGCCCAGTGATACCCGAGCGCGGCGGCGCCCGCGGCGAGGATCGCGCCCATCACCCACAGGCCGCGTCGCCCGAGGAGGGCGCGAGCCATGGGATGACGATCCAAGGGAGGCGTTGCAGGCTCGTCCGCCGCCGTCGCCGGGGACGTGACCGTCGCGCCGATGCTCATCGTTTCCATCGTCGTCGTGTCCTGCTCGTGGTCGGGTGCGTCCTACCGTCCCACGATCGTCGGTGTGCAGAGTGCTCCCTGCGCAGGGACGTGAAGCGGACCTATGGAGCGGCCCGTCGAGCTCCCCGAATGCGGGGACGTCCTCGGCGAGGGTCCGGACCGGGTCGTCCCGAGGCTCGTGCCAGGGCACCGTGGGGAAACGCGCACCTCCTTACGCCGCACGGCCGATGCGCCTCCGGTCCACGGCCAGCAAGACGATTCCGCCGACCAGCGCGATGCCTCCGAGGATCGGCGGAAGCGGGATGTGGTGGGTGGTCTCGGTCGTCACGTGCATCGGGCCGAGATCGATGCCCCTTCCCATGCTGGTGTACGTGATCCCCTGATAAGCGAGCGCCACGATGCCCAGAGCGATCAAGATGACAGCAACTACCGTCTTCGTTCTCATCGAAGTCCTCCCGTATCTTGCCGATGTCGGAGACCCCCTACGTCGCTACCCGGGGCCGCGGGTCCAGCGTGAGACGCGGCATCGAGCCCGTCGCCGGTGTCGCGACGAGCCCGATGACGGGGACCAACGGCCATCTTCTTCCATCTACTGCTGGCTTCCTTCCTTCGGCTCCGGCGTGGTGCCCTTGTCGGAGCTCTGATCCTTCTTGTCCTGGTTGTCCTTCTTGGCCTTCGCGTCCGGCTTCGCTTTGGCTTTCGGCTGTGCCTTCGCGACTTGGTCTGCCTTCGCGTTGGCGTTCGCCTGTGCGTTCGCGCTCTGCCCCGCCTTCGCGTTGGCGTTCGCCTGTGCGTTCGCGCTCTGCGTCGTCTTCGCGTTGGCGTTCCGCTGTGCGCTGGCACTCTGCTCCGCGTTCGCCCTGGCGCTCCGCAGTGCGCTGGCGCTCTGCGTCGCCTTCGCGTTGGCGTTCCGCTGTGCGTTCGCACTCTCCGTCGCCTTTGCGTTGGCATTTCGCTGAGCGCTCGCATTCTGCTCCGCGCTCCCCCTGGCGCTCCGCAGTGCGCTGGCGCTCTGCGCCGCCTTCGCATTGGCGTCCCGCTGCGCGTTGGCGCTCTGCGTCGCCTTCGCGTTGGCGTTCCGCTGTGCGTTCGCACTCTCCGTCGCCTTTGCGTTGGCATTTCGCTGAGCGCTCGCATTCTGCTCCGCGGACGCATTATTCCTGGCCTTCTGTGCGCTGTCGGTGGCTCCACTCGGCATCCCCGCGGCGGCCGGAGTCGCCGGCTTCTGAGCGTTCGGTCGGGCCACCGGAAGCGCGTTCAGAGGCTTCGACGGGTCCGCCGGTGAGGTGCGCTGCTGGGGGATCCCGCGCTGGTCGGCGACCGGCAGTGGGCGGCTGGCGGGAACCGGCTCCGCGACTCGGACGCCCTGTTTCGCCCTCTCGGGGGCCATGGCCAGTTGAGCGCGGCTGACGTGGTCGAATGGCGCCACTCTGGCGACGCTCTCGATGGGCTCCTGACGGACGGTGCGACCGGTGGCCTTCTCGATGATCCGGACGTCGGGGCCGCGATTGATCACGACGTTGTTCTGGACCACGATGTTGTTAACCACCGTCGTGTTGTTGATGAACAGGCTCGAGCGGTCCATGGGGATGATCGACGCGCGAATTCTCGGCGCGAGGAAATCATGGGACGAGACGAATACGAAGCTCGAGGCCCCTCCCAGGTTGACCGCCATGCCCACGGAGAAGCCCGGAGGCACGGGAGCCCACCCGATGTAATCGGAATCGGTACGGAAGACGACCCAGGACGGCGCCCAGACGCTCCCCGGGACCCAGACCCACCCTGCCTCCGGATCGGCGTACCACGTCCCGTAGTGATACGGAATGGCTCCCCACTCGTAGTCCGAGACCCACGCCCAACCCATGTCGGTGTCGACCCAGTGGCCGTCGTAGTAGGGGTTCCACTCCCGGTTGTATTCCCTCGGCTGCCAGACGTGCCCGTACTGCGCCGAGACGAGCCAGGATCCGTGCTGGTTCAGATTGGAGAAGGACACGTCGAACGAGACGTCGGCGCGCGCCGGCTGCGCAAGAACGCCCGCGAGAACCACGGCTGCGATCACGAGAAACGCAAGTCTGATGTATCTCAAGACAGTACCTCCGGTTCAACTGACATGATCCAAACGACTGCGAATCGCCTCTTCGCCCTCATCGAGCCCTCGAGGGCTCCGAGCCCGGCCGACGGCTGTCTACGACAGCACGCGTCGCCCCTGGATGACCCTGATCAGCACCGTGATGATTGCGAGCACCAGCAGGATGTGAATGAACCCTCCCATCGTGTAGCTGGACAGGAACCCCAGTAGCCACAGGATTCCCAGAACCACGGCAATCGTCCACAACATGGTCGTCTCCTTTCTCCTCGGTCCAAGGTCTACGCTACGCGACGCGCCGGTGCGTTACGATGGGGTGAATCCCTACCTCGAGCCGCACGGTCGCGCGGGTAGGGTTTCGCCCCATGGACAGATCGAGGCGACGGCCGGATAATCGCTTCGCTTTCGGTGTGTCGTCCGGCGACACGCCCGGCGAAGGGTCGCGCACGGCAGAGGAGCTTCCGCCGAGGTGGCGCATGAGATCCAAATCCGAAGGTAACTCGTTCGGGTTGTCGCGACGATACACGGCGGCGTTGCAGAAGCACCTGGTCTTGAAGTCGAGGACGAACCCGCGGACGGCGCGTAGCCTCGGAACCGAGGCCATGGAAGTCGGCCTGGACATTTCGGATTTGGTCGGAATCCACGAGCGCGCGTTGTTCACCCTCCTGCCTCGGCGCTCGTCATCCGGCGGCAGAGCCGGGATGGTCAAGCTCGCGGCGGCGTTCTGCGTCGAGGCGCTCGCACCGTTCGAGATCGCTCGCCGCGCCGCGCTGGAGAACAACGGCGTATCCGATCGACCGAGCTTGACCACGCGCCGGCGCACGGTCGCGCTGGCGGCACTCCGGCTGCGACTGAGACGCGAGATCGACCTCCGAGAGGCGGTCCAGGAAGCCCTCGAGAAGAGCGAGCGACATTACGTCCAGTTGCTGGAGAGATCCCGTCACATGCAGGAGCACCTTCGACGCCTTTCCCACGAGCTTCTGTCCTCGCAGGAGGAGGAGCGGAAGAGGATCAGCCGCGAGCTCCACGATGAGGTCGGCCAGATCCTCACGGCGATCAACGTCAAGCTGGCGACCTTGAAGAAGGAAGCCACCGTCAACACCACGGGCCTCAAGGGAACGATCTCCAGCACGCAGCGGCTCGTGGAACGGTCGATGAAGACGGTGCATCGGTTCGCGCGCGAATTGCGTCCGCCGATCCTGGACGACCTCGGGCTCATTCCCGCCCTCCATTCGTTCATGAAGGGCTTCACGAAGCGGACGCGCATTCCCGTCGACTTCACGGCGTTCGTCGCGGTCGAGCAGCTGAGCGGCGACAAGCGAACGGTGCTCTATCGCGTGGCGCAGGAAGCGTTCACCAACGTCGAAAAGCACGCGGAAGCCAGCCGGGTGACGGTGAGCATTCGGAAGATCCGGGGCGTCGTTCACATGGAGATCCACGACGACGGAAGGTCGTTTCAGGTGGAACGAGTGCTCCACTCCCGGAGGGTCGGGCGGCTGGGACTGATCGGCATGCAGGAACGTGTCGAGATGGTCGGCGGCACCTTCGCCGTCCGATCCGCGCCGGGCAAGGGCACCACCCTGAGCGCGCAGATTCCGTGCGACGGCGGGCGCGGCGGATCGCCGAACGCTCGACTCGAGGCCAGGAAATGAAGCCCATCACCGTGTTGCTGGCCGATGATCACACGGTCGTCCGAGAAGGGCTGCGGGTGCTGCTGGAGATGGACGACGACATCGAGGTGGTCGGCGAAGCGAAGACCGGCCGCGAAGCCGTGCAGTTGACCCGGAAGCTCCTGCCCGCGGTGGTCGTCATGGACATCGCGATGCCGCTGCTCAACGGCCTCGAAGCCACCCGGCAGATTCTCCAGGCGCTGCCCGCCACCAAGGTCATCGTCCTTTCCGCGCACGGCGATGACGCGTACGTCGAGCAGGTGATCGAGCTGGGCGCGGCGGGATACCTGCTCAAACAGTCGTCCGCCCTCGTTCTCGCCAAGGCGATTCGCGAGGTTCACAACGGGAAGAAGTACTTCAGCCCGGCCATCGCCAAGAGGCTCGCGGATCGTCCGGACCATTCCTTCCATGGAGCGACGGGACGACACAAGAAGATCGCCCCCGGCCTGACCTCGCGTGAGATCGAGATTCTCCAGCTGATCGCCGAAGGGCTCGCCAACAAGCAGGCGGCGGCCGAGCTCGGCATCAGCATCAAGACGGTCGAGAAGCATCGACAGCATCTCATGAGCAAGCTGGACATCCATGACACCGCTGGTCTCACCCGCTACGCCATCAACGCGGGGATCGTCGAAAGCCGGGTCCGGTTCACGATCGATTAGCCGTTCCCGGGCTTTTCCCGATCGCGCTAGACTCGGTCCAGCTCGGGTCTCGTCGGATCAATGCCCGGACTCGGGGACGCTCTCCCCGACCGCTCGCGTGAAGGGGCCGGTCCGGCGGCTCGATCTGGCGGGCTCTCGCCGGGCCGGATGACGGCGGTCAGCGTGCAGAGTCGCTCGCCACGGTCGACACCGGCTCCACGCAAATCAACAGGTCAAGCGACGTCATCATGCTCTGCCAGCGAGCCCGGTCCTTCTTCGTCTCGATCGGGACGGAGAGGTCGGAATAGAACTTCAGGATGTCGGCTCTCAGCTCCGGCGACGTCAGGTCGAACTTCCGCTCTGCCAGCTGCGCCAGCAGCTTCGCGTAGGTGTCGTCCGTGAGCGAGTATTCCGCCGCCTCGGTCGCGTGGCCCGTATCCAGGTCGCAATTGGGAAGCACCAGCGTGCCCGCGCGCACTCCCTCGAGAAAGGCCCGGTACTGATCGACGGTCGTGTTGATGCTCTTGATGTACAGATCTTCCGTTTCCGGAGTCGGGCTGTTGAAGCCCAGCTTCCTGAAGGGACCGATCTTCGGCACGAATCGCAGGAGAGCTGACAGGATCCGCGTGCCCAAGCCTGGTTTCACGTAGTCCTTTCCCCACTCCCTCTCGTAGTCCGAGCGGGAAAGACGGTACAGGAACTTCTGCTTCGCGAAATTCGGCGATTCGTACCTCAGTTCCTTCTTATGGGTTCTGAGCGCGACTTGTGTCATTTGCGGAATCAGACGGCTGACGGCGAAGCGATACGAGCCCACCGCCAGATCCTCGTGGGCGAGCACGTCTTTCAACTCCACGCCGTAGACGACGGGAAAGACCCGCTCCAGCAAGGATTTGGACACCTGGAACCCGATGAAATCGTGGTACTGCTTCGACGCGTAACGGTTCTTCGCGACCTGCACCGTGTCGAACCCGAACTCCGTTTTCAGGTGCGCCCTCTTGTTCTGGGCGTACCTAACCGACTCGCCGAACTCCGCTCGTAGCTTCGGATAAGCGATCGCGACGGCGTGGTTGACCGCCGGGTGACCGGCGATATCCGACGCATAATGCGATAACGAGCCTAGCGCGAAGGCGTATTCGTCCACGTCCTGGCTCTCGGCCAGCAACTCGCGAACGAAGTCACCGCTACGAACGTAATGAACCAGGTCGCTGAACTCTCGACTGCCGAACGGGTAGTAGCCGAGATCCTGGATGACCGCGCCGCCGTACGCGTAGGCATGCGCCTCCCTGATCTGGTCTTCCGGAAGTCCCGGATATCGCTTGAGCAGGAGGGGCTGGATCCCATCGGTCCAGACCAGGTCCACGATCTCCTCGTGCGTCAGGACGGAATACGCGAACGAAGCGCTGCTGCACATGAGCACGACGAGAAGAAGCGCCATCGCACGGGCCGATCCACGCATGTCTCACTCCTTCCTGCCCTGCGCTCCGACGGGCTTTTTCATCAACCGGCGCAGCCTCTCCCGAGGCTGCACCGGGTCGGCCCGTCACATCGAGATGCGAATCGCGACTCCGACGTCCGGATGCCTGCGATTGAAAAGGTAGTAACCGTTATCGACGAAGTTGACGTACACGTCGTCGGTGGCGTACCAGTCGTTCGCCCAGTATTCCGGCCACGGGTCGACGAGACTGAACCAATAGCCGCCGAATTGAAAACGGGGATATCCGCCCATGACAAGAAACGGGAGGCCGGAGATTCGGAACCCATGTTCCGGCCCGAAGTACCCGCGGAAGCGGTCGCCGGGGATGCGGTAGCCGTCGTAGCCGCCACGTTGCTGCCAGGTGCGGTGGTCCGATTGCCAGCTCCGTGCGCGATGCTGCTGCCAGGCGCTCTGCTGAACGCGCTGCTGCTCCTGAAGGTGCTGTGGTTGTGCACGGCCCCGTGTTTGCTGGGCGCGCTGGGGCTGCTGCCGGACCGGGCTCGACGACGGCTGCTGTTTGGCGCGCTGCCGCTGTTTCTTCTGCTGCTGCTGCTGTTGCTGGGCGCGCTGGGGCTGCTGTCGTTCTCGGCCCGACTGCGGTTGCTGTTTGGCATGCTGCTGCGCGGGTTTGGCTTTCTCTTGCTTGCCCTGTTGCTGCTCGGAATGGTCTTTCTTATCGCTCTGTTGCTCTTGCTGTGCATACGCCGGGGCTGCGATTCCGAGAAGCAACGACAGAATGGCGGTGCTGGCGATTCCAATTACTTTCATGTGGGCTGCCTCCGTCGCTGCCGGTTACGTGCTTTGATCTGCTGCGAGATCCGATCGTCGCGTTGATCGGGTCGCCGATGACGTCGCCGAACGCGACGACTTCGTTTCACGGGTTCCTCCGCCGTCCCGTCGCGTGACCGTTCGCGGCCACGCTCGCGTACGGCTTCTTGAGCACGGTCCGGTGGGCGAGGTTCGCCCAGGTGCCAGGCGGGTCCACGGCGATGCCCAGGGCGGAGTATCTCATCTCGTCTTGAACGATACTTGGCGAGCCGGACGCCCACCATGGG
Encoded here:
- a CDS encoding lmo0937 family membrane protein gives rise to the protein MLWTVAVILMVLWLLGMASSYTMGGFIHGLLVLAIIVVLLRLIHGRRLTTS
- a CDS encoding lipid-binding SYLF domain-containing protein, which codes for MRIRFFAIPLALLLALSAAAATGLTKNDKTTLREAVVVLDALTSAPDKGIPQELLGKADCILIFPSVTKGAFIVGGKGGHGVASCRQPDGKMGSAAFYTVGGASVGFQIGAQSADVVMLIMNEGGVNHLLADRFTIGGEATATAGPVGRTAQAATDAQMHAQILSWSRSRGLFVGAALDGSVVKPNQDANARLYGEKTTGREILVNSKLDVPASAQSLVDSIRQHMAVAVAQERSETR
- a CDS encoding MacB family efflux pump subunit, with protein sequence MSPPLLELQGVCRTYTSGGEPLTVLTEVGLAIQSGEFVAIMGASGSGKSTLMNIIGCLDKPSSGTYRIRGIDVASLPGDALAALRRDTFGFIFQRYNLMSDLSAVENAEVPAVYCGMAKTQRTSHASDLLRELGLGDRLEHHPSQLSGGQQQRVSIARALMNGGPVILADEPTGALDSQGGKEVMAILEKLHGQGHTIIVVTHDSDIAAYAHRVVRIVDGRIKSDELQQHAETVRQATPAETAEDAKAGMAVLGESLKMAFRSLLHNRLRSALTMLGIIIGVASVVALMAIGNGAKQDVLERIQAMGTDLLTVMRGPPAVRASAVVVTSFLPEDLPSIRSLAGVDLAVPESTSSSLLRFGDQDLTVAVVGTGEDFPQVHDWPPQAGVFFSAEHVKRYAQVVTLGKTVASNLFPAGANPLGQYILIGSAPFLVIGVLSTKGLTPRGDDMDNSVWLPYTTAGARVSGQRYFNNFVVRVKPGADMAVVQAGLHALLMRRHGKEDFNIRNQADTIATASETQNTLTYLLAAIAVISLIVGGIGVMNIMLVSVTERTREIGIRMAIGARSFDVLFQFLTEAVMVCFIGGLAGVAVGVAGGLSTSAMAGWRVIFTVAPIVIAFACAFLTGIVFGYLPARKAAHLDPIEALARE
- a CDS encoding efflux RND transporter periplasmic adaptor subunit, with amino-acid sequence METMSIGATVTSPATAADEPATPPLDRHPMARALLGRRGLWVMGAILAAGAAALGYHWAFGTAKVVYATAAVQRGDVESTVVAAGVVQPVKYVDVGAQTSGKLKSLKVARGDQVVENQLLAEIDPALADTALAAADATLASMTSQRAVKQAQLVLAKAERDRNDKLYGELLISANDRDVTRAGYDAAFADAASVSSQMKLATAAIDTAKANVGYTKITAPMAGEVVSISLLEGQTLNANQQAPNILRIGDIGTVTVWAQVSEADIVRVKPGQDVYFTVLGDSRRWSGKIRQILPTPELINNVVFYDVLFDIPNPERELKIQMTAQVFIVLAQAKGVLLIPAAAIGNAGEGAAVKVRVLRADGTVELRAIRIGIKSEISAEVTEGLEENEKVVIGGITAPGTKSTSALSARKGP
- a CDS encoding DUF3185 domain-containing protein, with the translated sequence MRTKTVVAVILIALGIVALAYQGITYTSMGRGIDLGPMHVTTETTHHIPLPPILGGIALVGGIVLLAVDRRRIGRAA
- a CDS encoding lmo0937 family membrane protein codes for the protein MLWTIAVVLGILWLLGFLSSYTMGGFIHILLVLAIITVLIRVIQGRRVLS
- a CDS encoding sensor histidine kinase — translated: MRSKSEGNSFGLSRRYTAALQKHLVLKSRTNPRTARSLGTEAMEVGLDISDLVGIHERALFTLLPRRSSSGGRAGMVKLAAAFCVEALAPFEIARRAALENNGVSDRPSLTTRRRTVALAALRLRLRREIDLREAVQEALEKSERHYVQLLERSRHMQEHLRRLSHELLSSQEEERKRISRELHDEVGQILTAINVKLATLKKEATVNTTGLKGTISSTQRLVERSMKTVHRFARELRPPILDDLGLIPALHSFMKGFTKRTRIPVDFTAFVAVEQLSGDKRTVLYRVAQEAFTNVEKHAEASRVTVSIRKIRGVVHMEIHDDGRSFQVERVLHSRRVGRLGLIGMQERVEMVGGTFAVRSAPGKGTTLSAQIPCDGGRGGSPNARLEARK
- a CDS encoding response regulator transcription factor is translated as MKPITVLLADDHTVVREGLRVLLEMDDDIEVVGEAKTGREAVQLTRKLLPAVVVMDIAMPLLNGLEATRQILQALPATKVIVLSAHGDDAYVEQVIELGAAGYLLKQSSALVLAKAIREVHNGKKYFSPAIAKRLADRPDHSFHGATGRHKKIAPGLTSREIEILQLIAEGLANKQAAAELGISIKTVEKHRQHLMSKLDIHDTAGLTRYAINAGIVESRVRFTID
- a CDS encoding zinc dependent phospholipase C family protein is translated as MALLLVVLMCSSASFAYSVLTHEEIVDLVWTDGIQPLLLKRYPGLPEDQIREAHAYAYGGAVIQDLGYYPFGSREFSDLVHYVRSGDFVRELLAESQDVDEYAFALGSLSHYASDIAGHPAVNHAVAIAYPKLRAEFGESVRYAQNKRAHLKTEFGFDTVQVAKNRYASKQYHDFIGFQVSKSLLERVFPVVYGVELKDVLAHEDLAVGSYRFAVSRLIPQMTQVALRTHKKELRYESPNFAKQKFLYRLSRSDYEREWGKDYVKPGLGTRILSALLRFVPKIGPFRKLGFNSPTPETEDLYIKSINTTVDQYRAFLEGVRAGTLVLPNCDLDTGHATEAAEYSLTDDTYAKLLAQLAERKFDLTSPELRADILKFYSDLSVPIETKKDRARWQSMMTSLDLLICVEPVSTVASDSAR